The Takifugu rubripes chromosome 3, fTakRub1.2, whole genome shotgun sequence genome contains a region encoding:
- the ubiad1 gene encoding ubiA prenyltransferase domain-containing protein 1, with protein sequence MAKEQKLSRAETVVLAGSNGHNGQHWQTGMSNMVSHSPGSNHTSRMARVATDVRHKCAAYVLALRPWSFSASLTPVALGSALAYKLEGSVDLVVLMVCAIAVLVVHGAGNLVNTYYDFSKGIDHKKSDDRTLVDEILAPQDVVMFGALLYSLGCLCATLLYFLSTLRLEHLALIYFGGLSSSFLYTGGIGLKYVALGDVVILITFGPLAVMFAHAVQVGYLSMLPLVYAVPLALNTEAILHSNNTRDMDSDKQAGIVTLAILIGPTLSYILYNLLLFVPYVLFCILATRYSISMALPLLTLPMAFPLEKQFRSRCYAKIPQKTAKLNLLMGLFYVFGIILASPGSLPLL encoded by the exons ATGGCTAAGGAACAGAAACTGAGTAGGGCAGAAACGGTTGTGCTTGCTGGATCTAATGGACATAATGGCCAACATTGGCAGACTGGGATGAGTAATATGGTTAGTCATTCTCCTGGCAGCAACCACACGTCGCGGATGGCTCGTGTTGCTACTGATGTGAGACATAAGTGTGCAGCTTATGTTCTAGCGCTGAGACCATGGAGTTTTAGTGCCTCACTCACACCGGTGGCCCTGGGCAGCGCCCTGGCTTACAAACTGGAGGGCTCGGTGGATTTAGTCGTGCTGATGGTGTGTGCCATCGCTGTCCTTGTTGTTCATGGGGCAGGCAATCTTGTCAACACCTACTATGACTTCTCCAAAGGGATTGACCATAAAAAGAGTGATGATAGGACTCTTGTGGATGAAATCTTGGCACCGCAGGATGTTGTCATGTTTGGAGCATTATTATATTCTTTGGGGTGCTTGTGTGCCACTCTGCTCTATTTCCTGTCCACGTTGAGACTGGAACACCTAGCCCTTATTTACTTCGGGGGACTTTCCAGTTCCTTTTTATACACTGGTG GCATCGGCCTCAAGTATGTGGCCCTGGGAGATGTGGTCATCCTCATCACCTTTGGCCCCCTGGCAGTCATGTTTGCCCATGCCGTGCAGGTTGGCTACCTATCAATGCTGCCGCTGGTGTACGCAGTCCCACTGGCCTTGAACACTGAAGCCATCCTCCACAGCAACAACACCAGGGATATGGACTCTGACAAGCAGGCAGGGATCGTCACCCTGGCTATCCTCATAGGCCCCACTCTGTCCTACATCCTCTACAACCTCCTGCTTTTTGTCCCTTACGTACTATTCTGCATTCTGGCCACCCGCTACTCCATCAGTATGGCGTTGCCTCTGCTCACACTGCCCATGGCCTTCCCCTTGGAGAAGCAGTTCCGCAGCCGATGCTATGCAAAGATCCCCCAGAAGACAGCTAAGCTCAACCTTCTCATGGGACTTTTCTATGTGTTTGGTATTATTTTGGCGTCTCCTGGCAGTTTGCCATTATTGTGA
- the mmp23ba gene encoding matrix metalloproteinase-23 isoform X1 has protein sequence MVHCHTQTSLRTGRAGFAPLLAAALLVLLLAGMQQAGAFPSWRLEEEAYTRVLLIGIRKEARSHVLHLSRNKRYTLTPGKLKWDKFKLTYKLLSFPTNLINASDTRRGIAKAFGLWSDVSPFSFREVPADEEADIKIGFYPINHTDCLQSYLHHCFDGITGELAHAFFPQTGEIHFDDSEYWILGNMRFSWKKGVWLTDLVHVATHEIGHALGLMHSMDPKAIMHLNATLTGRKLITQDEVWGLHRLYGCLDRFFICPSWARRGYCDSKRGLMKKHCPSSCDFCYEFPFPTVAPTPAPPRTKHKLVTEGKKLTFHCGKKIASKKGKVSWYKDGELLEFSHPNYISLKGDHITIVANAINEGIYTCIVKKKDKVLTNYSWRVRVQF, from the exons ATGGTACACTGTCACACTCAGACAAGTTTACGCACAGGACGCGCAGGCTTCGCTCCTCTGTTGGCTGCCGCGCTGCTCGTCCTCCTGCTTGCAGGGATGCAGCAAGCCGGAGCGTTCCCTTCATGGAGATTGGAG GAAGAAGCTTACACCAGAGTGCTGCTCATTGGGATCCGAAAAGAGGCCCGCTCTCACGTGCTGCACCTGTCCAGGAACAAGCGCTACACCCTCACCCCGGGGAAGCTCAAATGGGACAAGTTCAAGCTGACTTACAA GTTGCTCTCATTCCCTACAAACCTGATAAATGCCAGTGACACACGTCGAGGGATCGCCAAGGCCTTCGGTTTGTGGAGCGACGTCTCACCATTCAGCTTCAGAGAGGTGCCAGCTGACGAAGAGGCTGACATAAAGATCG GATTCTATCCCATCAACCACACCGACTGCCTGCAGTCCTACTTGCACCATTGTTTCGATGGCATCACGGGAGAATTGGCCCATGCCTTCTTTCCACAAACCGGCGAGATCCACTTCGATGACAGCGAGTACTGGATTCTAGGAAACATGCGCTTCAGCTGGAAGAAAG gtgttTGGCTGACGGATCTTGTCCATGTGGCGACTCACGAGATCGGCCACGCTTTGGGCCTCATGCACTCCATGGACCCGAAGGCCATCATGCACCTGAATGCAACACTGACAGGGCGGAAGCTGATCACGCAGGACGAGGTGTGGGGCTTGCACCGACTCTATG gctgtTTGGACCGCTTCTTTATCTGTCCGTCCTGGGCTCGCCGGGGCTATTGCGACAGCAAGCGAGGCCTGATGAAGAAGCACTGCCCCTCCAGCTGTGATTTCTGTTACG AGTTCCCATTTCCAACTGTGGCTCCCACCCCGGCACCCCCGAGGACCAAACACAAACTGGTCACCGAGGGCAAGAAACTCACCTTCCATTGCGGGAAGAAAATCGCGTCCAAGAAAGGCAAAGTGTC CTGGTACAAGGACGGGGAGCTTCTGGAGTTCTCTCACCCCAACTACATTTCCTTAAAAGGCGACCACATTACCATCGTGGCCAACGCCATCAATGAAGGCATATACACCTGCATCGTGAAGAAGAAGGACAAAGTCCTCACAAACTACTCGTGGAGAGTACGCGTACAGTTCTGA
- the mmp23ba gene encoding matrix metalloproteinase-23 isoform X2, translated as MEIGEAYTRVLLIGIRKEARSHVLHLSRNKRYTLTPGKLKWDKFKLTYKLLSFPTNLINASDTRRGIAKAFGLWSDVSPFSFREVPADEEADIKIGFYPINHTDCLQSYLHHCFDGITGELAHAFFPQTGEIHFDDSEYWILGNMRFSWKKGVWLTDLVHVATHEIGHALGLMHSMDPKAIMHLNATLTGRKLITQDEVWGLHRLYGCLDRFFICPSWARRGYCDSKRGLMKKHCPSSCDFCYEFPFPTVAPTPAPPRTKHKLVTEGKKLTFHCGKKIASKKGKVSWYKDGELLEFSHPNYISLKGDHITIVANAINEGIYTCIVKKKDKVLTNYSWRVRVQF; from the exons ATGGAGATTGGAG AAGCTTACACCAGAGTGCTGCTCATTGGGATCCGAAAAGAGGCCCGCTCTCACGTGCTGCACCTGTCCAGGAACAAGCGCTACACCCTCACCCCGGGGAAGCTCAAATGGGACAAGTTCAAGCTGACTTACAA GTTGCTCTCATTCCCTACAAACCTGATAAATGCCAGTGACACACGTCGAGGGATCGCCAAGGCCTTCGGTTTGTGGAGCGACGTCTCACCATTCAGCTTCAGAGAGGTGCCAGCTGACGAAGAGGCTGACATAAAGATCG GATTCTATCCCATCAACCACACCGACTGCCTGCAGTCCTACTTGCACCATTGTTTCGATGGCATCACGGGAGAATTGGCCCATGCCTTCTTTCCACAAACCGGCGAGATCCACTTCGATGACAGCGAGTACTGGATTCTAGGAAACATGCGCTTCAGCTGGAAGAAAG gtgttTGGCTGACGGATCTTGTCCATGTGGCGACTCACGAGATCGGCCACGCTTTGGGCCTCATGCACTCCATGGACCCGAAGGCCATCATGCACCTGAATGCAACACTGACAGGGCGGAAGCTGATCACGCAGGACGAGGTGTGGGGCTTGCACCGACTCTATG gctgtTTGGACCGCTTCTTTATCTGTCCGTCCTGGGCTCGCCGGGGCTATTGCGACAGCAAGCGAGGCCTGATGAAGAAGCACTGCCCCTCCAGCTGTGATTTCTGTTACG AGTTCCCATTTCCAACTGTGGCTCCCACCCCGGCACCCCCGAGGACCAAACACAAACTGGTCACCGAGGGCAAGAAACTCACCTTCCATTGCGGGAAGAAAATCGCGTCCAAGAAAGGCAAAGTGTC CTGGTACAAGGACGGGGAGCTTCTGGAGTTCTCTCACCCCAACTACATTTCCTTAAAAGGCGACCACATTACCATCGTGGCCAACGCCATCAATGAAGGCATATACACCTGCATCGTGAAGAAGAAGGACAAAGTCCTCACAAACTACTCGTGGAGAGTACGCGTACAGTTCTGA